One Salvia miltiorrhiza cultivar Shanhuang (shh) chromosome 6, IMPLAD_Smil_shh, whole genome shotgun sequence genomic window, GCCGCGATTTGAAACAGCCCAATCATTAAACGCTAGAAACAGACTTCATCTTTTACCTAGGGTTTCATTTAACTTCCTACAGCAGCTCTTCTTCTCTGAAAGTGAAGCTGAGCTCCGTTCGTCAAAATGGTAACAGTTCTCTCTTAATCTCTTTCTCCGGCGCCTGTGGCCGTTGGTTTATGTtttagattttatatttttattatttttggtttCTGAAAAGATTGATTTTCTCACAAAAATTGTTGACAGCCGTCTCACAAGACGTTTATGATTAAGAAGAAGCTGGCGAAGAAACAGAGGCAGAACCGACCGATTCCTTACTGGATCCGGATGCGCACCGACAATACCATCAGGTATCATCATCGACAACACTCCTATTTCTACTACTGTTGATAGCTGCTGTTTTATAACGACGTCGTTTTCTGATTGCAGGTACAATGCCAAGCGCAGGCACTGGCGCCGGACTAAGCTAGGGTTTTAAGATCTATCTGGATTTCAACGTCTCAGCTTCGAATTGCAGTTTTTTGCTCCTtttcagttcagttgtaaaCTTTGAAGAGTAATTGAATTATGGGTATGTTTCTTTGAGAATCTAGTTgtttaggattttacattttgcTGGATATTGATTACTGCCAAGTTCTTGTTAATCTGCTTTTGTTCAAGTCAAAAAAATTTCAACACAAAATTATGCTGCCTTTTAAAAATTTGATTTGGATGAATGACTTGCTagtgtagacaattaaatttgtcgtcgaattaaatcatgccacttgtaaattcatgaattaaatattcaattatattttctattttattaaatgggattttattcctaaattaaatagatatataattaatatttaacataaatgaattaatgggcttatggaCACCTAAGGCCCTAAAGCCCATACATGgaagcccaaagcccataaagcccatgaagcccatctctaaaatctataaatagaggtgttgggagcTCATAAATGACAACGTGAAGGAACGGAAGATTGAAGCGCataagaattctctctagtatcacaagtagaagaggcgaagaattggagagttcaagtattcttccaagtattcaagtatcttgaagaattctatctaacgttcaagtctccttcaaatcttcaatcgtttgagtattcaaatcttcaagtatccttcgaatcttcaagtatttgagcattcaaatcttcaagtatccttcaaaatcttcaagtattcaagtatcttcaaatcttcgagTATTTCTTCAAATGTTCAAGCATTCCTGCGAatctttgaagtgatcttcaagtatccaaagaaatcaagttcaaaagcttcaaggcgttcttacaaaattctaaggacgttcttctcaaatcaaatcaagttcaacgttcaatccaaaatcacgacttaagtcctttggattggcgtcatcaaatcaagtatttcaataaccttcgagcttgttcaagaatcaaatggaagagaagaatcagaggattaactagagattgcaacccgcataaactctatcttcaaattctatcaaattatctttgtaacgcgttttgtattttatcaaattgaaatacaaaaatttgtgtttacaaattttggcacgcccggtgggacatctctacctctcatctctactcttcaccaaaaatcttgaacaatGTCCATTCAACCAAATGCAACTGCTCCAGCTTCATCTAAAGGTTCTTCGGAAAGCATCGGTGTGATCACGCGAAGCAAAGCAAAATTGATGCAAGAGGTGTCCAAGACGACCTCCCGTCTTCCATctatccatgaagaagatgacaactttgagagaagcttcacattccccactgaaaattatcaactccatgcaagtgtcatgatgacaaacacttccaccatggaggaacaactcttgaacttgacaaagatggttgaatctctaaccaagcacatccaagagcaagatgcccagattgcaaagcttaaaggagaaaaaggagattcaagccacgccaacaacgatagggaaggcgaagaaagcgaagaagatggagagaataacgatgaagaaatctccaaagacaaatcaaagagtgatggaaaaaggccttcaggaaaagacattctcttctcatctggtggcctcattcccattgaccaactcaaagagttcatcgaagcaacaatgaagaataactccgatggaagctccaagtcatcgttaacttactccaagccatatactcggcgaattgacagtatgaggatgcctcttggctatcaaccaccaaaatttcaacagtttgatggcaaaggaaatccaagacaacatgtggctcatttcattgaaacatgcaacaacgctggtacttatggagatcatttggtcaaacagtttgttcgctcattgaaaggtaatgcctttgattggtacaccgacttagaatcaaactcaattgatagttgggaacaactggagcatgagttcctcaaccgcttctatagcactagaagaactgtcagcatggtggagctcacaagttcgcgtcaattcaaagaagagccagtcattgactacatcaaccgatggagaaacctttgtctcaactgcaaggaccgattgtctgaatcatctgccatcgaaatgtgtattcaagggatgcattggggcttgcaatacatcttgcgaggaatccagccaagaacattcgaggaactagccacaagagctcatgatatggagttgagcatgatggCAAGCGGGATCGAAGAACCACCCATCCGAGAACCTCgcaaattcaagccagaattcaagaaaTGAAGCAAACCATCCGATGAAACACCAAAGAGAGAATCCATGGCGATTAAGGCAACTTCGGTGAAATTCTTAAAGAGAGAAGCTGGACAAGAAGGCAACCAGAACACTTCACGAGAcaatcagaactcttcccgagACGTGGGGCAAAGAAGATctaccttgaaagaaatgcaacaaaaacaataccctttcttagactctgatgtttcaggaatttttgatgacctgctcaaagaaaagcttatcgagttgccagaaatgaagcgaccaaatgaagcagggaggacagacgatccaagttactgcaaataccatcgtctggttgggcaccccatacatgattgcttcatcttcaaagacagggtcatgcggttagctcgagaagggaaaatatctcttgaagaagatgatactgctgtaaatatggtctccaccgacttgaatgacataatagaaggtattggagctctgtatgatacatccaatcaagtagatgaagaacctgagCTAAATATGGATGAAGACGATGatgcattggcaatcacattctccaatgaagacttgcagcttggatctgaacctcataacaggccattgttcgtgagttgttatacacaggagcagaaggtcaatcgaattctcatcgatggaggctcggcggtcaatattttgccactaaggactttgaagcaattgggaaTCCAAGCAGAAGAGCTGTCAAACAGTCGATTGATGATTCAAGGTTTCAACcatgaagggcaaagagctcttggaaCTATAAGGCTGCGATTGCAGATGCAGGACATGGAGTCCACAGCGTTGCTTCATGTGATTGATGCAAGAACATCCTACAACATGCTTCTGGGTCGACCATGGcttcatgaaaatggtgttattccttctacattgcaccaatgcttcaaatactatcaaaatggcaccataagaaaagtggttggtgatcaCAAACCTTTCACAGAAACAGAGTCACATTTCGCCGATGCTCAATTCTATTTGGGAAGAACTAAAGCAACAATGGTGGAAAGGGATGTACCACAGGAGGAGTCAGGATCCCAACAAGAGAAAGAATCTCGCCCAGAGATGGAAGGTTTCACCATCCctttgactaagattgatgcCAAAAAGCTCATTCCCCAGccactcaaagattttgtccgaccaaagcaaaGTGGCGCCACAGAACATGGAGATCTCTTAGACAAAGAACTCTCAAAgcactttggtccgaaggcataTAAACTCCTCgtgaatgctggatacaatccTCAAGAAAGCTCTATGTCAAGGTCTCATTTGGAAAAGACTGGTAACGTAGGCCAAAACTCCAAAGCAGGTTTGGGATATACAGTGCAAAGCCCCATTCGAattgccatcaagagagccactgCTAACTATGCTAGCACCAAGCAAATCCTGGAATCTTCAAGCAATCGGAAAACCCAAAGGGTTTCTATTTTCAATAGTATGGGTAGAAGAGAAGCTCAACAAGTATCTGTCTTTAAAAGACTTGGCAAAGGCAAAACATGGAAACGAAGCAAGACAAAAGGGAGTGATGAACTGCACATaacagagaaatggagaagtttgATCCCTCCTCGAATGAAAAGATACACCACTTTGATTATGTCAtgtgggaaaaaaatgaaagctCAAATGAAGACCACCATCTTCACACGAGATGCCATAGATcaagaagatagagaaagtgTGGCTTCCTCTTACTACACTACTAATAGTGCTAGTAATCCAGTTCCTCTTCCTCATACTACTCAAAGTCAAGTGCGTCGTGAAATTGCAAGTCTCGATAGAAGTGGCGTTATCACAACAAGCGTTGCAGAGAATATAGCCTTcatacgccagagaaatgaaagcATAAAGAAGTGTTTTGATTGCAAAGATCATCGCCGAAAAGATGAAGACATTGTCACAGCAAACCATATCACCTCCTGCGAGAAAATGGTCGTTGGAGAAGAGAATTCGCACTTGAGCCCCAAAGAACTGGAAACTCTGGATGAAGAGAGACTAGAAGTCCAGCAAAAATTGGAATACTATCAAGCTCTTCCTTCAAGATCCTTCAACAAAGCAGTGCGAGCGCCCTcttttcaaattggagacatgGCCCTCGCTGCAAGGAGGCCAATTGTTATCACTCTCAACGGAAAGTTCTTGAAGTACTACTATCCTTGAAGGGTGgtagaagttgaagcatgtatatatgtgtatagttattttaaaaaaaaaaaaaaagccaaaaaatagaaaaacagaaaaaaaaaatagaaaagcagaaaagcaaaaaaaaaaaaaaaaaatgaaaagcagAAAAGCCGAAAAGATGAGTCAGATGAGAAACCAGAAatgaagaaaaacaacaaaatgaagcgtatgaagacagctccttgacgcatgagcctaaactgcatgttactcctggcccgcatgagtataaactgtgcacgGCACCCAATTTCAAACACTTGTTGATCctatgaactacgttttgacttgatccctttcaaaaagggtacgtaggcagcttagataatttctaagttcagtcatgaattgtgtttggctcttttcaatttatatcatcaaagttatgatttaagttgattatgtgaagccgaatatgtctcaattgggaagaaaatcaagccatcaaaagaagcacaagcatttggagaagatgtcaaaatatccatcacaaaccaaataagaatcatcaagagagaaatgatagaaactgcggtttgcaccaatactaagcaaatgggtcttgatcctccaaagttctctgagcagagatcaaaagtgactctgaagtcttcaaaattccGCAGCATTTCCTCATCAACATGTGCAACTTTATGCTTGTCAAACTCTCTTTTGAATTATGGGATTGCACCTCAGACGGTATGAAAGGAGGCACTATCTTGCTTGAAGGACGACGACATCTCCGTCTCTCACATCTCTATCATAGCAAGCTCTTCCTTGATCAAAGCAATTCAGACCATGGCTTCATTCTCCTTGGCTCAAGCATCAAGAAGAGAAAACCCAATCTTCTTGGCCGCTGTGCAAAATTCTCCCAACTTCGTGAGATGCCAAACATAACAGAACAACCTCACTCAAACCAGACTCGAACAATCCCAGGTCTGAGCGCACCCAAGACCTGTCAAAGAATTGGGTCATCTGGCATTGAGGTCGGCTATGCATCGACAACTTCACTTCTCTCCAAGCTAAAGTTGAATCCGCTCGTgaagttgaaacacatgttcGCCAAACATAATAGAACACCATTGAGTCATCTAGCCTGCTCGAATGCGCGCAAAGAGAAAATGTAACCAGCAATCTTCAAAGGTTGGACTCATAATGGCCCAGATCCGAGCGCACCCGAAATCTGATTAAAAGCCAATTGAGCCACCTGAAGTGCAAAGTAAACATCACTCAAATAAGATCTTAGATGGGCTgctgccaattttttttttttggatgaacTCTCTGAGGATAGTCTTTAGTCGGGCTGATGGAGATGTCAAGACTGAAAGAAATAATGACAATAGACTCCGAACTTTGCAAATACTCAAAGCATCTCGTTTGGGGCAAAATCTTCCATGAAGTTGATTAATTCGCCAATCTTGTACATAATACTCCGAACTTTGCAAATACTCAAAACATCTCGTTTGGGGCAAAATCCACCATGAACTTGGTTGATAAGACTACGCCAATCTTGAAGGTCGCTATCACCAAGCTTTCTCTATTGCCAACTGCaagaaaaaaattcatatttgaaatttacttgcaaaaaaaaaaaaaataaaaaaaaaaataaaaaaaaaattgtgtttacaatattaaaaaaaaaaagaaaaaaaaatgacttgAACTATGAAAAAAGGGTTGGGGACCAATAAGGGTTTGGACCCCTCTCTACAAAAAAAAAGGCCCAGCAACGAAGCCCAAAACTCCACCAAAAAGAAGGCCCAACACCAATTCAATTAAGGGCTGATTCTCTCTTCTCCTCATATGAAATCCGCAGCTAACACTCCACAGCCGCGCCTCCTCTCATTTCCATTTCCAACTTCACCATGCTCAAACCCAAAGCCCTCGGCGACCACCAGAACGCACACAAGAAGGAGCGGCAGCAGCTCAAGCGCGCCCAGCTGCAGGCCAGCTGCAACGCCGCCGCCTTGTCTGCCCATCATCGGCAACATGCACCAGCTCGGCAGGCGAACAGCTGTCGACGGTGGCGCTGCTGAAACAGATTTCGAGAGAGAAGGGGTCCGCGGCGGTCGATGGCAGCGCCGCAGCAGTGGAACTTAGCAGTCGAAGGCGGCCGCGCTATGAACGTCGGAGAGGCCACCTTCACCACCATGTCCAAACTCATGTTCGCCACACTCTTCTCGATCGAGCTCACCGAATACGGCGCCTCGGATGCCGGAGCTAATCGGAAATTCAGGGAGCATGTTAACGCCATCACCACCAACATGGGCGTTCCCAACGTCGCAGATTTCTTCCCCATAAACTGCTGCTGCCCATTTCCGTCTCTCTGAAATTGCAGCCGTTGTGTCGCCTTTGATGGAAATCCAGCGAGTTCAACCTCCAACACTACCGTACCTCCATCTCCCGCCATTAGTAGCAGCGGTCTCCACTCTCACTGCCGCTTCTCTCCACGCTATACACAATTTAAAAGCTCGAAAACAATATAAGAGAAACTACAAAGGAGTTTTACCTTGATGAAGCACGGTCGTGTGTTGCTAACAACTTCCCTACTACTGTTATTTCCAGCAAACCACCGgcgaaaaaagaagaagaaaagaagcagGATGGACCAGACCGAGGTTCTTCATTTGTTTGAGTCACCTGATACTTTGAAATCAAATGTTTCCGAGGCAATGGATGTCCTGAGGAATGTTCAGCAGTCTGGCAGCCCCGCCGACCAACTTGCTTCGCCGGTGACCAAATTTCTCGCTCAACTCCCGGTGACCGTACGACCAgatggccgccgccgccgagccccAACTCCCCAGTCCTTGCGCAGGTTCCAACGTGACTGTTCTTCCAGGGAACTCCGGAGTTCCTCTATGATCCGCGCTCCCTTGGTGGAAGACACGGCGGCTGACTCGAACGAAGGGAAGGAGACTGGGCTGCTGCGTACAAGATAGTCAACAAGGAAGATCAACTAACTGCATTAGAGTATCTTGAAGACCGCAAGAAAGCCGACAGCGGCGCTGAGCTTCGGAGGTACGGTAGTGAACGTGAAGCCGTCACCGGTGGCGGAGAAGCCCACTGCCCCGGAGAAGGACGTACCCCGCAGCCCGAGCCCGAGCCGGAAAAGGTAGCGACGCCGGTGAAGAAAGTGGCAAGCAAAGGAAGAAAggaaacaagaaagaaagaaatgagCTGAAGGAGAGGCTACTGCTGTCAATACCAGGATCGCAGcacctctatttataagcaaacTTCTCACCAAATCTCTAAACTTAGCTGTTCTTCCAGCGCCGAAGAGTGGAGTTCCAGCTGTTTTCCAGCCTGCAATAACTCTcaagcaagaaaaaaaaaaaaaaaaaacattgttgCAGACTACATTTAATGCCATAATACTTCTCTATGCATAAAACTCCCCTTTTCAATCATGGGGCAAAAAAAAGCTTGCTGCGAGAAAGATAAAATGACAATGGAGTTAGTTGGAATTGGAGTTGTGTTGCTGGAAAGGGTCGCAAGATATAAAATATTGGGCCCagccttcaaaaaaaaaaaaaaaaaaaaaaaaatgctttaaTTAAAGAAGCAAATGGTAAAGCCCAAAACTCAAAATTCGTAGCAAGTTTGCAAAATTTTGAACTcctaaatatgagtataaactatttacaaattcaaattcaaaatgaagaactcctaaatacgagtataaactatttacaaaattcaaagaaattcaagaactcctaaatacgagtataaactatttacaaaattcaaagaaattcaagaactcctaaatacgagtataaactatttataaattcaaagaaattgaagaactcctaaatacgagtataaactatttataaattcaaaagaaattcaagaactcctaaatacgagtataaactatttataaattcaaagaaattgaagaactcctaaatacgagtataaactatttataaatccaaagaaattgaagaactcctaaatacgagtataaactatttataaattcaaaagaaattcaagaactcctaaatacgagtataaactatttataaatccaaagaaattcaagaactcctaaatacgagtataaactatttacaaattcaaatccaagtcaagaactcctaaatacgagtataaactatttataaattcaaagaaattcaagcactcctaaatacgagtataaactatttaaaattccaaaatcaaatgaagaactcctaaatatgagtataaactatttacaaaattcaaatcaagaactcctcgataagagtttaaactatcaaaataaatttcgagactcgtctattaccaaaggcatttcgtccataaacaagtctcgatggggcaatttgtagacaattaaatttgtcgtcgaattaaatcatgccacgtgtaaattcatgaattaaatattcaattatattttctattttattaaatgggattttattcctaaattaaatagatatataattaatatttaacataaatgaattaatgggcttatggaCACCTAAGGCCCTAAAGCCCATACATGgaagcccaaagcccataaagcccatgaagcccatctctaaaatctataaatagaggtgttgggagcTCATAAATGACAACGTGAAGGAACGGAAGATTGAAGCGCataagaattctctctagtatcacaagtagaagaggcgaagaattggagagttcaagtattcttccaagtattcaagtatcttgaagaattctatctaacgttcaagtctccttcaaatcttcaatcgtttgagtattcaaatcttcaagtatccttcgaatcttcaagtatttgagcattcaaatcttcaagtatccttcaaaatcttcaagtattcaagtatcttcaaatcttcgagTATTTCTTCAAATGTTCAAGCATTCCTGCGAatctttgaagtgatcttcaagtatccaaagaaatcaagttcaaaagcttcaaggcgttcttacaaaattctaaggacgttcttctcaaatcaaatcaagttcaacgttcaatccaaaatcacgacttaagtcctttggattggcgtcatcaaatcaagtatttcaataaccttcgagcttgttcaagaatcaaatggaagagaagaatcagaggattaactagagattgcaacccgcataaactctatcttcaaatctatcaaattatctttgtaacccattttgtattttatcaaattgaaatacaaaaatttgtgtttacagctAGATTTACTAATTAATCAGGAATCTTGCTTAAAGTGTTGTGATGTTATGCTTCTTGATTTGAATAACCGAAAAATTGTTTATACTCCATCGCGTGCGAATTACTGTCAAATCACCGATAAATTGTTTATAATCCATCGCGTGCGAATTACTGTTCTGCAAATGTTTCTTTCATGAGGCGATTCAATTTGTTTTAAACGAATGaattattataaagaaaataGTCTTGATTTCTTATACATAATGGACATATAGCAGACTCCATTCCTATTTGAAATTTCGATTGGAGATCCAAGAATGAGAATCTGTAAAaatccaatttaattaataatctgCATCGATTAATTACTATACAGATTTTATCTTTttaccaatttttatttttattttgaaactaTTACCAGTAAAAGTTGTTTGATGAAAAAACACCTTTGAAATCTTAGATTCAACACTTGACCATCCTCAGCTCCTAGAGAAACTAGTCAGCCAATTAACTTTGACATGAAATGTTTATATCCGTATCAAAGTTTTAAACTTTTGAATAGCGTTATTGATGGCAAATTCATCATATTTATACCTTGATTTGGACCAAagcattataaatttataattaaaatgaacTAGAAGCAATATGAATATATTGAACTAATTAGGTATGTCAATTGGGCTAATTCACCTCGGGGTTAGTCAAGTTTAATACAGAATAGAAAGGTCAAAAACATTATAGTATGATGTGCTGATCACAT contains:
- the LOC130988124 gene encoding 60S ribosomal protein L39-3, with amino-acid sequence MPSHKTFMIKKKLAKKQRQNRPIPYWIRMRTDNTIRYNAKRRHWRRTKLGF